The window GCTCCAAATGCATGCAGCACCCGAAAAAATAACACCGCTCCGATGCTGTTACTCATTCCCACTGCGAATGATGCGAACAATGTAATGAAAAGGCCAGTCACCAGCACCATCCGGCGTCCGAAGTTGTCCGACAACGGTCCACCAATCAGCAACCCGATGGACATCGTCAAAATGTAGACGGAAATCGTCAGTGCAATTTTGGAAATATCGACCCCCAACGCCTCAGCCATCTGAGGAAATGCAGGTAAATAGGTATCAGTGGAAAAGGGTCCTAGCATGACGGTAAGCGCCAATGCGATTGTCAGGCTCCAAGTGATGTGTTGCTGCTTTGCCATTTACCGTGGAAATTTTAGGTGACCCCTGATCGTTGGTCGATGACTTTATTCGACCGGAAGTAGCGCAAGGAAACAGGCATCGCGGATCCAAGCCGACCTGTTCATGGCAACCATTTTCATACAGCGCTCAAACTGGGTGAACCCCATTCGAGTGAAGGCATGAAGTGGTTGCAGGACACTTGGATCCGACGCTTTAACGGGGATCGAGGATCGGAGAGTCCTTAGTCAAGACCTGACGTCTTGAATCTAACTTTCGTCTCGCTTATCCCAGCTGGCCCCAAAATGGGCGCTCCAGCTCCGGTAAGCGGTCGTATCTGACAGCATGGCCTCGATAGCTGCAACCAGCACGGTTTCCTGAATGAGTCCCGAAAACACGGCCACATCGCCAATCTCACTCTCGAGTCGGAAGGCTGGACGCTGGGTCACACTGAGGCCATAAAACTGCTCCGTCGTATCGCGAATGGCCTGCTCGACTTCCGGACGCTGGGCCTCGGTTTGCAGCACCTCGGCATCGATCCCGCTGACCGCCGCAGCCACCGCAACCGATTCCTGCCATCGCCCAACCGGACGACCCTCGATCATGGCTGCCCTGGCAAGCGCGAGCCGAACCCCATCTCCCTTTACTCCCAGATTGCGCGCTGCCACGGCAACGGCATTGGGCGCGAGGAACTCGCTCATTCCCGCTTCCCACCAGCCCGCATTGAGCATGGACGTCTGCCGGGTAATCATGCCCGAACGGCGATAGTACCATTCCTCTTCCTCCCGCGATCCGGGCAGACCCGATGCGGGAATGAGGGCGATCTGCCAACGGAAATCAACCGCATCCGCATAGCGTTCCTGCAGGCGCTTCCAAACGGGTTCAACATAGTGGCACCAGGAGGAAACCACATCGAGATAGTAAGTAATCGTAAGCATGGGAAACCTGGATGATGCCAAATGTTGCGGCATTCGCTGCGCGCTTGCAACCGTACTTGCAACGGAATTACTTAGCTTGTGGGAGAAAGTGTGTTCGTTACACTTTTCGTTTACTCGCCCATTCCCATGAACCTTCAATTCCAACCCCTTGAGTCCTCAGAACCAGTTCCGATACACGCCTCGCCTGCAGAACCTCGTTTCCCTGAAGTCGAGAGCGCCACAATCTTCGGTTCACGAACCAAGGGGATTCACAGCAGTCACCCGCCGTCGATCATTTTGAATGATGCACACTGAACTCAAACTCCGATTCCTCGACATCGGCAGCACTAAGCACTCGATCGAAGAGGCCGCGCACATCCTGACCGATACCTTCACTGGCATGGGCAAGGGAGCCTGGCCGGACCTGGAGAGTGCGCGGCGGGAGGTGCTGGAGTGCCTGGAAGCTCCGCGCATCTGCATCGGTGCGTTTGACGCAAGTGCAGGAGAAAGACTTTACGGCTGGGTGGGACTGCGGCCTCTGTATGAAACCACCTGGGAGCTGCACCCGCTGGTGGTCCGGCAGGAGGATCAAGGTCGTGGAATTGGCCGC of the Puniceicoccaceae bacterium genome contains:
- a CDS encoding GNAT family N-acetyltransferase, coding for MHTELKLRFLDIGSTKHSIEEAAHILTDTFTGMGKGAWPDLESARREVLECLEAPRICIGAFDASAGERLYGWVGLRPLYETTWELHPLVVRQEDQGRGIGRRLMAALETIAQRRGIRGILLGTDDETSATSLSQTDLTGNNVLQEIQQIRNLKQHPFAFYQRCGYAIVGVVPNAGGERKPDIWMWKRLCEMAQKP
- a CDS encoding DsbA family protein, whose translation is MLTITYYLDVVSSWCHYVEPVWKRLQERYADAVDFRWQIALIPASGLPGSREEEEWYYRRSGMITRQTSMLNAGWWEAGMSEFLAPNAVAVAARNLGVKGDGVRLALARAAMIEGRPVGRWQESVAVAAAVSGIDAEVLQTEAQRPEVEQAIRDTTEQFYGLSVTQRPAFRLESEIGDVAVFSGLIQETVLVAAIEAMLSDTTAYRSWSAHFGASWDKRDES